A region from the Vicia villosa cultivar HV-30 ecotype Madison, WI linkage group LG3, Vvil1.0, whole genome shotgun sequence genome encodes:
- the LOC131660658 gene encoding deSI-like protein At4g17486 → MLFKFVAGPRKKKPGTVPVYLNVYDLTPINGYAYWFGLGIYHSGVQVHDVEYGFGAHENDSTGIFEVQPKNCPGFTFRKSIFIGTTDLGSKDVGVFMEKLAREYSGNCYHLISKNCNHFCDDVCYKLTGKSIPRWVNRLARLGLFCNCVLPPGLNETKVRQVTSDKAQEGEKRKIRSQSNRYEASSNPRGSSRHCLRPSSLMKASSTTTLTVK, encoded by the exons atgttgtttaaatttgtagcaGGTCCAAGGAAGAAAAAACCAGGAACCGTTCCTGTCTACCTAAACGTCTATGACCTCACACCTATCAACGGTTATGCTTATTGGTTTGGCCTTGGAATCTATCATTCAGGTGTTCAAG TTCATGATGTTGAATATGGTTTTGGGGCACATGAAAATGACAGTACTGGTATATTTGAAGTGCAACCGAAAAACTGTCCTGGTTTCACTttcagaaaatctattttcattgGGACAACGGATCTGGGGAGTAAAGAtgttggtgtttttatggagaaACTGGCGAGAGAATATTCTGGGAATTGTTATCATCTTATTTCTAAGAATTGTAACCATTTTTGTGATGATGTTTGTTATAAGTTGACGGGGAAATCGATTCCGAGATGGGTTAATCGACTTGCCAGACTTG GTTTATTTTGCAACTGTGTTCTTCCGCCCGGCTTAAACGAAACAAAGGTTCGACAAGTTACATCCGACAAGGCTCAAGAAGGTGAAAAGAGAAAAATCAGAAGTCAATCCAACAGATACGAGGCTTCCTCCAACCCTCGCGGTTCATCGAGACATTGCCTTCGTCCATCGTCTTTGATGAAAGCTTCTTCAACCACGACATTAACAGTAAAGTAA